The DNA sequence TCAACATGATTTCTGGATTTCCATGTGGAATTGCGACTCACCTTATATCCGTGAGGTCTCGCACTTTATTTTTCTCCAACACGCATCTTCCCATCTCAGCCATGCGCTCCACtatcaacaaaaaacatcacattGTAGTCATGAAGCAccacaaaaagtcagaaaatccACACAAACGACACTTGATTGAGGAAGCACTGCATATTTGCAATTGCACATTCACAATTTCACTTATcagctgtttttaaaaaataataataataatttaaacctGCTTCACTCACCTATTTGTAATTTGATGTAACatggaacagaaaaaaaatcccaaattgtttttatttttgtattgtagctacttttttttcaacatgttttttaatcCTTCGGCTGTCAATGACAGTTGTCCACCACTTGGTGTCAGTAGAGTCACTTCTATCTTCCTGCAGCCTCGATTTGGGGATTATGCCCGCGCATATACcccaaatcattttcaaaaaatttctACAGGGAAAGTTGATTTCATACACCAACAAATAAAGTTATCATTACGGAACGATCGGAAGTTGTAAATTAAAGCTACCACTGCTATCCTGGCTTCAAACGAATCCTTCTCGCTCGCAACTTTATTTATTCCACAGAAGCAAAACCAAGGTGAACTTTCCCACTTACCTGTGGGAATGTGTTGCTCTCGCAGAGCTTTACAGTTGCCGATGTGCGACCTGGTGATGACCAGGTAATGATGGCCAGCGCCCGGCTTGACGTCCCGGAAGCACAGCAGCTCCTCATCCTGCACGCAAACAAGAGTCAAAACAACACCCAAAGTACTCACTGAAGAACATTTACTCACACTCATGAGGATTTCGGTGTCACTTTGGCTGTTGGCGATCTGGCAAAAAGGACATTCGTCATCGTCAGCGGCGATTTGAGTGGCCATTTGGAAGCGATATGAACTGAAGTAGGTTGTAGTGAATCAGCTGTCAATGACCGAGCAGATTGAGCCAGGGTGCGTTCGCGGGCACCCGGACATCTCATCATTTCCCAGACGTCGACGTAAACAAGTTTTTCCTGAAACGCTCTAAGCCTGGGCAGTTTGACCAGTTAAGTCATTTCGAGTGTCACAGAAAGTCAATCTTTATATATATGGTCTCAGATGATGTGGGAACcggaattaaaaacaaaaagacaaaagcacaaaaaatttaataaaacctACAAGGTAATCAATGAATGCAAAATGTTTGTTGTCTGCAGTCGCATAGTAGGCCAAAGGTTAAACTCGGAACACTTTTTAGAAGATCTCAAATCATGATGTTATTAAAAAGTATTGTCCATGTAAAATAAGCATAAATCAAAATGTAGAGGGAGCCAGCCCTCGTGGTAGTCGTGCTGTCATGCTGTTGCTTCATCACGACGATCACATTTCCTTCCGTTTTCCGAAATTGGCCGTtctgacggggggggggggaacacttTGCAGTCGCTTCCTCAGTTTCTTTTCCTAGAAAAAATAAAGATCCATCATTAGAGAAGGAAGAGCGGATGTCATTCCTAGCCCAAATCATGCAGAaagccaagatggccgccactcACGTCTACGAAGGACAAGGTTCCGGGTAGGAATTTAAGCAGGAAGATGTCTGTGATCTTGCTGGCCGGTGCCAGAACGTGGAGGTGGAGGTGACGGACTGACGTGTACGGAGGCTGATGGAATCCCATCCTGCAAAACACGCGTTTGTCAACGACAGCGTCATCaagaaacaaatagaaaaaaagaaaaacaaatagacacataagtatatatatttttagccttttattaaaaaaaaaaaaaaacatgttgctcggtgatgtaaaatatttacttgttctatttttaatacatttttaagtaatacatttcatgatttttttttaattatttgcaaagaaaaatcatatttcattttttcatgttgcatttTGAGGTGTTAAGAAAAtatcttgataaaaaaaaaactttccaagtcaagtcaaaaaaaatcacatccttATAAGGTGTAgcaactagtttttttttaaacccatttgcaaaattaatttcatgttTGTAATGTGACAAAAGATGGCAAAAGTGAACCACTGAAGGCAACATGTGTTTTCTGTCCTACCTTACGTCCTTCATATCGGCAACTCCTTGGTCCCGTAGTACGGCTCTCCCCATGTCAGCCATTTTTTCCACTGCAAGACAGCAGGTCGAAGTTTTATGATGCAGCATTATTACAAGAATGTGAACTTCGATGTGATTTGAGACACACGGACCAAGTTGGACGTGTCCCTTGTGCAGCGAGAAACAGTCTTCAATGTGCTCAACGGGAACAACCAGGTAATGATGAGGGGCGGCGGGGCAAATGTCTCGGAAACACACCAGCTCCTGATCCTGCGGGGGAATCACAGTTAAACTATATTCCCTGAACGCACCACGAGGTGTCAATCAGTGAAACAAGCATCTTTAAGGCCCCACAAATGTCCCTCAGATCTTGGAAAAATGTAACCCGTGGTGCGTTCAGGGACTTTTACAAGCTCCATAACCTGGGcaaggttttttgttttatatatatatatatatatatatatatagaaaatggGAGAGCAATATTCGTGAAACCACAGTTCCTTATTCTCAAGAGAGTAAACATGTGTAACTAAAGTCCTTGAACGCACCGCCGGGCAAATTAAACTAGTATTACAAACTAAGTACTACTTTACGTTTAGGTAcgattttaaaatcaatttatgAGTATTTCACCTCGAAGCCTTTTGTGCTTTTAGTTGCGCTAATTAAACAGTCGTGACATTCTACTGCATTTGCaatgtaaagaaaaacattcacttCCTGGTTGTGTCATCCCGGCTTCGAATGACAATTTCCCCCGAAAGACGTTTTCTTACCTTTTTTAAAACTTGAGCTTCTTGGTCTTGACCGTTGGCGATCATACAAAAAGTACACCAATCTTTTTCGCTTgtgtccattttgttttcactttcgAAACAGAAACACCTAAGAGTGTCCTTCCTTCTATTTCGTGACGCCATCAGCACAAACCCGGTAGCAAAATGTTATtcatagaaaaacattttatattcataGATCCAAATTCATACTCAAGAAACTAACTTTcgttgtgtttttatgtttataaaagtGCACTTTTCCTTTTCTACACGAATGTAAAAGCTGTCAAAACAATTCCACGGGCAAACTTTCCATCTTGTTTTTTCTatatctgtttgtttttattttgtttagtttctaCAGTAGATCCTTTGTAACCTCCCTGGAGTATTTTGTtaggtacttaaaaaaatgttttatacaaTGTATGTGTTCAATTTGTCCACGTTtcgtatacgttttttttatatatatataaagttcaTTGAAAaaagagccccccccccaaatcctccCAAAATGCAATTACCTTTttgataaatgtcattttttgacTTCAAATGATTGACTTGATCTTCTAAAGAATGCAGCCAAATTGAGCTAAATTGTAGTTGAACACGTCTTGCAAATGATTAATAAACACAATATATTCGGTATTTTTCGTGTTCTCAGTgggaatgaataaatgactagCACGACACCAAACACAATTTAAGCATTGACATACGTATGCAACATTTATTCCTATTTTAATGTAGTTGCACGAACAACCCAATAAATAAAGCCTCAGTCAGAAAGCAAGACAACAGCAGATTTGGAATTCACAAGAAATGAGACGACTTGGGGCACATTCGCAGTCACCACGACAACAACACAACTCATTTGCACACAAGTGGCATCGCGATGGCACGTGACGATTGCACAAAATGTCCACGCGCTTCCCAAGCAGTGTCACGTCCGAGTGAAATGTTTGCAGTTGGTGGCTTGTCAAACCCCCCGACGGCTTCCCGTTTTTGTCGTGGCGGCGGCGCCGGGACCACATTCGGTCTCAATCGAAAGACCGACTTCGCATCCGGTCTAGTGCAAAGCCACAATCAAGTCGGCGATTCTTCTCTCCAGGCTTTTGACGACCATAAAcaggacaacaacaaaatcctcTTTGTCTAGTGCTTGTCGGCTTGCGTCGGTCACAAAATCGATACTGGAAAGCACAAGAGCCCTAGAAAAGTACAAgcgtaaaaaaaatagcattgctCGTAGAAATCCAACCAACACAATGTAAAGGAGTATAAAATccaggaaatgaaaagaaatattTGGTCGGCCAAACACGTTGACGAGGAATTGTAACTTAACAGGCTCGCTCGACAGATGCAAGGAGAGGAAGTGCAcaatttgcaaacaattattccATAAATTCAAATGCAGAAATGACAAATCTCACTTCCATTTTTTCTCCTAACGTACACAAAAGCCGCCGCACTTCCTTTGTGGTCATCAGTTGTACATTCAAACATGGCCGCTAGTTGAACCCAGTAAGTCACAAACATGATAAACACAAAAATTCCATCGACTGCAAAAAATGTCTCGTTTTCGTCTCCTCCGTTGACATCCATTGACAATCAATCAAGATACCAATTAAACGTTcttccactaggtggcagcaATGAGCTTGTGTATTCGTGTCTCGCCATCCCCACAACAGAAACGTTTTGTATCCAACTGTAAACACAGTCAGTGCATTTGTGAGTGCATCTTTTAGGTGCCATCATTCGGAAAGTGAACCCCGATATATCGCCGCGGATTGAAAAAGTTCCTCAACTAAGCTGTGGGACGACGAGTGCGTGCGTACTGGATGGTTTGCTTCAACATTTTGGAACGTTTACTACTCTTTTTGTCTCCATGTGTTGCTGCTTCATTCGTATGAGTTGTCCGATTTCACTTGAGGTCGTCATCAAGCTAGCAGACATCTGGCAGAGCTGAACATTTCTCTTTGAATGTACAAAGTTGAATTCTATGTTGTTTGTATTTCTTGCAGTTTGTGGCATTGGATGTTAATTAAATGGCAACATTTAAGCGAGCAgacttttgttacattttccTTCATGTGCCAGTTTTAAAATAACCTTCGACTTCAATTTCCCTCCcgttttatcttctttttttttcatatgggaGAATCGTAAGTGTGAGAACTAAAAGTAGGACTCGGGTCACATGATTACTAATACTACTGAAGCGCATTTTCATAAGTGCAACCTTTCGACAGCATGTTACAAAGTGTGTTTTGATGAAAGTGTTTTTAGTGTGCGGGATGTGTAAACTTTTGCAGTATTTCTCCTTTTGTGACGGATGACATCATCGCCTGCCACAAAACGGGGATCGCTGCAAATGATGTTTGTGACATTTTGCTGACGTGCAAATCAAAACTAAATGTTGGTGAAGCTCCAGCTTTGGGAGTCGACCTTATTCTCACGCGGTGGCATCGAGGCAGCCTGCATGCAGCGAACCCACGAGAGCGCCCTCGCCCAACGCCGAGCGCCGCGTGCAATGTTTGTGAAGATGCCGGAAAGGTGTGCGAGACGGCGCCGGCTAGTGGAAGCTCCACGGCGCCGGCTACTGGAAGCTCCCACGGCGCCGGCTACTGGAAGCTCCACACCTCCAGACTGTGGATGTTGAAGTCCTGGCGGCTGGAGAGGGGCTGGTTGTTGAAGGTGGCGCATTTGGTGGTGGTGCCGCGGTACAGCTCGGCGTCCAGCCACAGACCCAGCTGGCCGCTACGCCAGGAAGAGAAACAAGCACAAAAGGCCTCAAATATGGCCTCGCAAACAAAAcctcaaaaataataaaaataaaccccTCACCTCAAATAAATGCTGATTAGGTGGTGTTTTTTAACCTGGACTTTTAATTGAAATGTTGTGACACTGTTAGATTTTCTTAAATACACCAATATAATAATCTTAATAGAAAAGTCCCAATTACATTGCAGCatatatttgttatatttatttagggataaaTTAAATAAGTCTTTGTGTGTCCTAGCTTCCATTTTGTCACGTCATGTTTCACAGAACACTTTTGACAGTTTATAAAAGTGTCCAATTATTGGCTTCATAAAGGCCTGCTCAATAATCAAAACATATCATTGATGAGTCAATTGACTGATGGTATAAATGAGGGGCTTTTCATTTGGAGGTCCGCATGCGAAcagaagaatgaaaaaaagaaagcaagcgCCACTTTCAAGTTCTCAGACTACCACTaccattttttacagtgttttgaaaagatattttgttatttgtatCTTTGCATAAAAGCACTAAAGTCTATAAAAGAAACTTGTACAAGTGCCACCTATTTCTCCATCGCCACAGACCACTGATGAGTAGGTGgagggccacaaatggcccctaGGCCATGGTTTGGACACACCTCAGCTATAGCTAACGCTAGATTGTGAACTGTATCAAAACGTACCCGCCGCCGCCCATCTGCAGCGAGTCAATGTTGCCTTTGACAAAGTACGAGTTGTCTCCTGTCCAGCGGTACACCTGCAAACAGGTGGCAGAAACGCTTTGGagggatgctaatgctaacggaCGCTAACAAATGCAGCAAGCGCAAACCTTGATCTCGGGACAGAAGCTGTAGAGGAAGGTCTCGCCGGTGCCGTAGCAGTGCTCGCTTACTCGGAAGGGATGAGTGGAGAAGGCGCCGAAGATCTGGCGACATGTTGCTCACGTTTCAGAAGGCCGGATGTTTTCGAGCCCCAATTGCAGGTGAGGTGACGACACAGGTGCGTATCTACCTGGCTGTCCGCGTCTTTGATGACCATCAGGACGGGACTGTCCACGTCCAGCAGGTTGCGGTAGAGCGTCTTGAGGCTGGTGCCGTGCTGGCCCGTGCTGTAGGCCAGCCGCCACAGGCAACCCTGCACGCGCGCCGGCAGGCGGCACGACAGCTGGACGGacggaaaaaaaaggacaattcTAAACAGGATTCAGGACAAATTTACAGTGCAAAGATGGCGCTTCTTTGGTTTGCGTTAGCCTGTCACTGGTGTTTTGCATGACATGTTAGCATGTAGCTCGTGGTCTTCATTTCAATGACACGAATGAAAAGGACGTTTTTTGGACTATGGGCCATTTTGTGGTGTGACGCTGTCGTACCTTCTCCACGTGCGTGTCCTGCAGCAGGTTGCTGGCGTCGGTCATTAACGGCAGGCCGTCCGCTGCCAGCTCGCCGTCGCAGCTGCCGAAACTTTGCCTTCGCTTGGCCTCGTCCACTGTGATGATCTGGAAACAAAAATCATCCGccattaaatgaaaacaaatcccAAGCTTTTTAAGACGTTTGAagacaaatgtgcaaaaaacaccacaacaacaagAACTAGAAATTGTGCGTTCATGATCTGAGCTGTCAATTGTTTTCTGAAGAGGAAAAAAGTCCACTGAGTGCATTTTGTGACCTCCCAGCTGCAGGAGGCGGGGTCGCTGAAAAAGTTGTCAATCATGTCCAGCTCGTCCTTCTCCACCACCACGAAGCCTTGCTCCCGCGCCTCCTTGCCGTACACGTCGGGAGACCACTGGACGAAAAAGGCGTACAGGTGGTCCACTCTGAAAACACGCACACGTCACACGTCACACTTCCAATTGGCGTTGTTGTCCAAATGTAGACGAGCGGAAGGTCGCACCTCTCCTGCGGCACGGCAAACCAGTACTCGGGCTTCTTCCGCGAGCTTCCCAAGGAGTGCGCCGGGCTGGACGTCCTCCCGCTGGCGAAGGACTTCCTCATTGGTTTGCCCACTTTGAAGCAGAGGAACATGGGCGGGTTCTTGCTCTTCTCCTCGGAGGACAGAAGCATGTCTGCGCGCAGCAGACGGCCATCAAGTCACAGGCTCGCACTGAAGTCGGGCCGATGTTCAACTGGgggcctaaaatggccgccagctGATCACGTAGACAACAAACCGATACGCgtattgtatttattgatgGCAATAAGAAAACCATTCTTACTACACGATTGCGTCCTTGAATTTCGGGAAAAGAAATTCCttgaaatataacttgaaaggacaatgacaaaatcaaaataaagtgaaataagaattgAATATACTcaagcaactgaaaaaacagtacGAACAAATGGtgactgttcctgtgcgttttggcctcttgggggcagtgtggcgCCATGGATCCATGGTGTGCACACGTAAAGTCAGTATAGAAGAAAGTTAGGAATGAATTCTAtgaaaataacttattttttacacattgggaagaatttgtgcctttgcgtaatGTTATCTCACCTTTGGGTACGTGTTTCCACAACATTTGAGTGtggatattcgttatttgaaggaaatacACTCgtgaagtcgatgctaacttcctgttagcatatcctcccttcacttttagtgttagcgctaggctagcaagttttgtatttaaatatccagtggattttatttttaaggtcgtgtatttacttttacagttaactccaactgggatgtcactaaacagcttaaaggacgcttgaaGAGAATAACCAGAAAACCatatgctacacacttgctTGTTGCTAATGCCacgcaaacaaaatggtgcattcaggatACTTTCAGAGCGTCGGAAACCTTGTTTTTCTTCGATTATAACTTTTTAAGGGGCGACTGTTTTGGCAGacgtttgaagggcaataatggtccgattataatcggcggcTGATGAATCGGTCGGGCTCTACAACAAACACGCTGAGTCCCGCCATGGACAGTTTAGCCGATGGGTCGAGAGACAACATATCTTACGAAAATAATGTCATTTATAGAAAATACAATCCCAAGACTTTTGTCTGTACCTTTGATGGGTGCCCGAATCCTGTCCATCAGCCACGACTTGACCTCGGCGTCGTAGCTCTCCCGGCGTCTGTCCTCCTCACTGAGTTGCTCGGGTCTCGGGGGCGTCGCCGTGGACTCCTCGCCCTCTGCACACTCGGCAACTCGGGTTGTCGTTTTTTCCTGAATGGTCTCCGAGGACGACTGGATGGACTCCCCGTCCTCGACGGAGCTGTTGTGGGCGAGGCCTTCGTCCACGTCGTCCTCCGCTTTCCCTTTCGTCTGGCAAAGCGGCAACTTGCGGCTTTGCGCTCTTCGCTCGCCGCCGGGCTCTTCGGAGGACACGCCCTCCGCCTCTTCGGCGCTCCCGTTGACGGCGGGCTCCAGCTCGGTGAAGCCTTCGTCCGAGGGAGACTTGTCGGTCTGCTCGCCGTCCGCGCTGACTGCGACGGCATCAAGTGAGCCGCGTGGCTTCCGGATGTCGAGAAGGGGGCGGAGCGCCCGCTCACCTGTTTCCAGCAGGGCCGACTCCAGCTCGTCCAGGATGATGGGCTGCTTGCCGGCGTCCGGCGTTTGGTAGCGGCGGAAGGGGTTGAGGTCCCGCTCCGAGGGCAGCTGCTCCCACTCGCCGGGCCTGTAGACAGGACACAGATCCTGGGGTAGGTCGCTGCG is a window from the Vanacampus margaritifer isolate UIUO_Vmar chromosome 19, RoL_Vmar_1.0, whole genome shotgun sequence genome containing:
- the ncoa7b gene encoding nuclear receptor coactivator 7b isoform X3, which encodes MEKRDRKPGYFARLKRRRQLKQSQSEKSVNDHGAAVIACPGVPNDSEANKKAGVPRTTSAKAPAGSADGFKSHNPAKREKRRPPGTVDFIVGPKDSLNSIALNFNVTPNKLVQLNKLFCRSVYPGQKLFVPDVSRTPSDFQTDSEASLANASSVETAQQSSSVRTGRSARPLQRQLSPNSEDESPATVKFIKMSCKYFTDGMGVVGGVLIVTPNNIMFDPHKSDPLVIEHGCEEYGLICPMEEVVSVALYDDVSRMKLKDALPSDLPQDLCPVYRPGEWEQLPSERDLNPFRRYQTPDAGKQPIILDELESALLETVSADGEQTDKSPSDEGFTELEPAVNGSAEEAEGVSSEEPGGERRAQSRKLPLCQTKGKAEDDVDEGLAHNSSVEDGESIQSSSETIQEKTTTRVAECAEGEESTATPPRPEQLSEEDRRRESYDAEVKSWLMDRIRAPIKDMLLSSEEKSKNPPMFLCFKVGKPMRKSFASGRTSSPAHSLGSSRKKPEYWFAVPQERVDHLYAFFVQWSPDVYGKEAREQGFVVVEKDELDMIDNFFSDPASCSWEIITVDEAKRRQSFGSCDGELAADGLPLMTDASNLLQDTHVEKLSCRLPARVQGCLWRLAYSTGQHGTSLKTLYRNLLDVDSPVLMVIKDADSQIFGAFSTHPFRVSEHCYGTGETFLYSFCPEIKVYRWTGDNSYFVKGNIDSLQMGGGGGQLGLWLDAELYRGTTTKCATFNNQPLSSRQDFNIHSLEVWSFQ
- the ncoa7b gene encoding nuclear receptor coactivator 7b isoform X2, whose translation is MEKRDRKPGYFARLKRRRQLKQSQSEKSVNDHGAAVIACPGVPNDSEANKKAGVPRTTSAKAPAGSADGFKSHNPAKREKRRPPGTVDFIVGPKDSLNSIALNFNVTPNKLVQLNKLFCRSVYPGQKLFVPDVSRTPSDFQTDSEASLANASSVETAQSSSVRTGRSARPLQRQLSPNSEDESPATVKFIKMSCKYFTDGMGVVGGVLIVTPNNIMFDPHKSDPLVIEHGCEEYGLICPMEEVVSVALYDDVSRMKLKDALPSRRPFCHCQLKMTSQSLRARPIATHVGLILSDLPQDLCPVYRPGEWEQLPSERDLNPFRRYQTPDAGKQPIILDELESALLETVSADGEQTDKSPSDEGFTELEPAVNGSAEEAEGVSSEEPGGERRAQSRKLPLCQTKGKAEDDVDEGLAHNSSVEDGESIQSSSETIQEKTTTRVAECAEGEESTATPPRPEQLSEEDRRRESYDAEVKSWLMDRIRAPIKDMLLSSEEKSKNPPMFLCFKVGKPMRKSFASGRTSSPAHSLGSSRKKPEYWFAVPQERVDHLYAFFVQWSPDVYGKEAREQGFVVVEKDELDMIDNFFSDPASCSWEIITVDEAKRRQSFGSCDGELAADGLPLMTDASNLLQDTHVEKLSCRLPARVQGCLWRLAYSTGQHGTSLKTLYRNLLDVDSPVLMVIKDADSQIFGAFSTHPFRVSEHCYGTGETFLYSFCPEIKVYRWTGDNSYFVKGNIDSLQMGGGGGQLGLWLDAELYRGTTTKCATFNNQPLSSRQDFNIHSLEVWSFQ
- the ncoa7b gene encoding nuclear receptor coactivator 7b isoform X5; the encoded protein is MEKRDRKPGYFARLKRRRQLKQSQSEKSVNDHGAAVIACPGVPNDSEANKKAGVPRTTSAKAPAGSADGFKSHNPAKREKRRPPGTVDFIVGPKDSLNSIALNFNVTPNKLVQLNKLFCRSVYPGQKLFVPDVSRTPSDFQTDSEASLANASSVETAQQSSSVRTGRSARPLQRQLSPNSEDESPATVKFIKMSCKYFTDGMGVVGGVLIVTPNNIMFDPHKSDPLVIEHGCEEYGLICPMEEVVSVALYDDVSRMKLKDALPSPGEWEQLPSERDLNPFRRYQTPDAGKQPIILDELESALLETVSADGEQTDKSPSDEGFTELEPAVNGSAEEAEGVSSEEPGGERRAQSRKLPLCQTKGKAEDDVDEGLAHNSSVEDGESIQSSSETIQEKTTTRVAECAEGEESTATPPRPEQLSEEDRRRESYDAEVKSWLMDRIRAPIKDMLLSSEEKSKNPPMFLCFKVGKPMRKSFASGRTSSPAHSLGSSRKKPEYWFAVPQERVDHLYAFFVQWSPDVYGKEAREQGFVVVEKDELDMIDNFFSDPASCSWEIITVDEAKRRQSFGSCDGELAADGLPLMTDASNLLQDTHVEKLSCRLPARVQGCLWRLAYSTGQHGTSLKTLYRNLLDVDSPVLMVIKDADSQIFGAFSTHPFRVSEHCYGTGETFLYSFCPEIKVYRWTGDNSYFVKGNIDSLQMGGGGGQLGLWLDAELYRGTTTKCATFNNQPLSSRQDFNIHSLEVWSFQ
- the LOC144039898 gene encoding adenosine 5'-monophosphoramidase HINT3-like, producing the protein MATQIAADDDECPFCQIANSQSDTEILMSDEELLCFRDVKPGAGHHYLVITRSHIGNCKALREQHIPTVERMAEMGRCVLEKNKVRDLTDIRLGFHVPPFSSVAHLHLHALALASKMNESSQRRYGPGSHWFITVDQVLAQLRTRGRIK
- the ncoa7b gene encoding nuclear receptor coactivator 7b isoform X1 encodes the protein MEKRDRKPGYFARLKRRRQLKQSQSEKSVNDHGAAVIACPGVPNDSEANKKAGVPRTTSAKAPAGSADGFKSHNPAKREKRRPPGTVDFIVGPKDSLNSIALNFNVTPNKLVQLNKLFCRSVYPGQKLFVPDVSRTPSDFQTDSEASLANASSVETAQQSSSVRTGRSARPLQRQLSPNSEDESPATVKFIKMSCKYFTDGMGVVGGVLIVTPNNIMFDPHKSDPLVIEHGCEEYGLICPMEEVVSVALYDDVSRMKLKDALPSRRPFCHCQLKMTSQSLRARPIATHVGLILSDLPQDLCPVYRPGEWEQLPSERDLNPFRRYQTPDAGKQPIILDELESALLETVSADGEQTDKSPSDEGFTELEPAVNGSAEEAEGVSSEEPGGERRAQSRKLPLCQTKGKAEDDVDEGLAHNSSVEDGESIQSSSETIQEKTTTRVAECAEGEESTATPPRPEQLSEEDRRRESYDAEVKSWLMDRIRAPIKDMLLSSEEKSKNPPMFLCFKVGKPMRKSFASGRTSSPAHSLGSSRKKPEYWFAVPQERVDHLYAFFVQWSPDVYGKEAREQGFVVVEKDELDMIDNFFSDPASCSWEIITVDEAKRRQSFGSCDGELAADGLPLMTDASNLLQDTHVEKLSCRLPARVQGCLWRLAYSTGQHGTSLKTLYRNLLDVDSPVLMVIKDADSQIFGAFSTHPFRVSEHCYGTGETFLYSFCPEIKVYRWTGDNSYFVKGNIDSLQMGGGGGQLGLWLDAELYRGTTTKCATFNNQPLSSRQDFNIHSLEVWSFQ
- the ncoa7b gene encoding nuclear receptor coactivator 7b isoform X4, with protein sequence MEKRDRKPGYFARLKRRRQLKQSQSEKSVNDHGAAVIACPGVPNDSEANKKAGVPRTTSAKAPAGSADGFKSHNPAKREKRRPPGTVDFIVGPKDSLNSIALNFNVTPNKLVQLNKLFCRSVYPGQKLFVPDVSRTPSDFQTDSEASLANASSVETAQSSSVRTGRSARPLQRQLSPNSEDESPATVKFIKMSCKYFTDGMGVVGGVLIVTPNNIMFDPHKSDPLVIEHGCEEYGLICPMEEVVSVALYDDVSRMKLKDALPSDLPQDLCPVYRPGEWEQLPSERDLNPFRRYQTPDAGKQPIILDELESALLETVSADGEQTDKSPSDEGFTELEPAVNGSAEEAEGVSSEEPGGERRAQSRKLPLCQTKGKAEDDVDEGLAHNSSVEDGESIQSSSETIQEKTTTRVAECAEGEESTATPPRPEQLSEEDRRRESYDAEVKSWLMDRIRAPIKDMLLSSEEKSKNPPMFLCFKVGKPMRKSFASGRTSSPAHSLGSSRKKPEYWFAVPQERVDHLYAFFVQWSPDVYGKEAREQGFVVVEKDELDMIDNFFSDPASCSWEIITVDEAKRRQSFGSCDGELAADGLPLMTDASNLLQDTHVEKLSCRLPARVQGCLWRLAYSTGQHGTSLKTLYRNLLDVDSPVLMVIKDADSQIFGAFSTHPFRVSEHCYGTGETFLYSFCPEIKVYRWTGDNSYFVKGNIDSLQMGGGGGQLGLWLDAELYRGTTTKCATFNNQPLSSRQDFNIHSLEVWSFQ
- the LOC144039897 gene encoding adenosine 5'-monophosphoramidase HINT3-like, whose protein sequence is MASRNRRKDTLRCFCFESENKMDTSEKDWCTFCMIANGQDQEAQVLKKDQELVCFRDICPAAPHHYLVVPVEHIEDCFSLHKGHVQLVEKMADMGRAVLRDQGVADMKDVRMGFHQPPYTSVRHLHLHVLAPASKITDIFLLKFLPGTLSFVDEKKLRKRLQSVPPPPVRTANFGKRKEM